The Listeria welshimeri serovar 6b str. SLCC5334 genome has a window encoding:
- a CDS encoding GntR family transcriptional regulator — protein sequence MSEPKYAIIISDIKRLINNGTFKPGEKIYSEDELKKKYNVSNTTVVRALHELVRAGILARYQGKGTYVSKSIINEEVIFNEYTTVPNGKFNRKTKITNEHTKVLAINEIQDERIAKNLQIPPENMIVHFQRIRLIDDVPWTVQNNYMAKSNLINVDLTNLEKFNSLSEVIKELYGINILHEAMKERIQVEFPVKDKNNFKLLEIDTELPLYHIERITYVPEGKPYEYIESYLRHNFYSIEIEKKKQ from the coding sequence ATGTCAGAACCAAAATATGCGATTATAATCAGTGATATCAAGCGATTAATCAATAATGGAACTTTCAAGCCAGGAGAAAAAATTTATTCCGAAGATGAACTTAAAAAGAAATATAATGTTAGTAATACAACAGTTGTTCGCGCTTTACATGAACTTGTAAGAGCAGGGATTTTAGCGCGTTATCAAGGAAAAGGTACTTACGTTAGTAAATCCATTATCAATGAGGAAGTTATTTTTAATGAATATACAACAGTGCCTAACGGTAAATTTAATCGAAAAACAAAAATTACTAATGAGCATACGAAAGTTTTGGCTATTAACGAAATTCAAGATGAGCGAATTGCTAAAAATCTGCAAATCCCACCTGAAAACATGATTGTTCATTTTCAGCGGATTCGTCTTATAGATGACGTACCTTGGACAGTTCAAAACAACTATATGGCAAAATCCAATTTAATTAACGTCGATTTAACGAATCTGGAAAAGTTTAATTCTTTATCGGAAGTAATTAAAGAGCTTTATGGTATAAATATTCTGCATGAGGCGATGAAAGAGCGCATTCAAGTTGAATTTCCAGTAAAAGACAAGAATAATTTTAAATTACTTGAAATCGACACAGAATTACCACTTTATCACATTGAAAGAATCACTTATGTACCAGAGGGAAAGCCCTATGAATATATTGAAAGCTATTTACGACATAATTTTTACTCTATTGAAATTGAAAAGAAAAAACAATAG
- a CDS encoding PTS sugar transporter subunit IIA, producing the protein MNYIIAAHGRYAQEVKNSCQMITGQTTNIAAVTFTEDMGVTDVLESYNAVYSPENETVIIVDIVGGTPCNAAQMFRAKYPEIKIVSGLSLGLIIPLSLGESLEGAIIGAQENIQFVELKANNSTVSDDGEEED; encoded by the coding sequence TTGAATTATATTATCGCAGCACATGGCCGGTACGCGCAGGAAGTAAAAAATAGCTGCCAGATGATTACCGGCCAAACAACGAATATCGCAGCAGTTACTTTTACCGAAGACATGGGGGTGACGGATGTATTAGAGAGCTACAATGCTGTTTATTCACCTGAAAATGAAACCGTTATCATAGTAGATATTGTGGGTGGGACACCTTGTAATGCAGCGCAAATGTTTCGTGCAAAATATCCTGAAATAAAGATAGTATCAGGTTTATCACTAGGATTAATTATCCCGCTTAGTCTGGGAGAAAGCTTAGAAGGAGCGATTATTGGCGCACAAGAAAATATTCAATTTGTGGAATTGAAAGCAAATAATTCGACAGTAAGCGATGATGGAGAGGAAGAGGACTAA
- a CDS encoding PTS sugar transporter subunit IIB produces the protein MGSNGIKHVRVDERLIHGQVATMWTNTIKATRIMIVDDAVVKNDMEKMALKTAVPAGVKLSILTVKGAANNINNDKYVGQQVFLIVKSPHALRGLVDAGVELPQINVGNMSTKAGSRQIKKSVSVTDENLEDFDYLSKKGIKITAQMVPSEDAIEFASLLKNK, from the coding sequence ATGGGAAGTAACGGAATTAAACATGTACGTGTTGATGAAAGACTAATTCATGGACAAGTAGCAACAATGTGGACTAATACCATAAAGGCAACGCGAATTATGATTGTTGACGATGCCGTTGTAAAAAATGATATGGAAAAAATGGCACTCAAAACCGCAGTACCAGCTGGCGTTAAACTAAGTATCCTTACAGTAAAAGGGGCAGCGAACAATATCAATAATGATAAATACGTTGGTCAACAAGTTTTCTTAATTGTAAAGTCACCCCATGCGCTTCGTGGTTTAGTGGATGCTGGTGTAGAACTTCCTCAAATTAATGTAGGAAACATGTCAACAAAAGCAGGGAGCCGCCAAATCAAAAAATCTGTTAGTGTAACAGATGAAAATTTGGAAGATTTTGATTATTTATCCAAAAAAGGAATTAAAATCACAGCTCAAATGGTTCCTAGTGAAGATGCTATTGAATTTGCAAGTTTATTAAAAAATAAGTAA
- a CDS encoding PTS mannose/fructose/sorbose/N-acetylgalactosamine transporter subunit IIC, producing MDLAVWQIILLVILAACTILDALTLVIGLNFPVITGTLAGIIMGDMVLGLAIGATLQLMVLGVGTYGGASIPDFTTGAIVGTVFAVLSGQDAEFAIGLAIPVGLLMVQLDILARFTNTFFLHRIDSNIASGNISAVKRNIWYGALPWALSRAVPVFIMLTFGQGVVDFILNEIPEWLMGGLRVAGGILPVVGIAILLRYLPTNKFVAYLIIGFVAAAYLKVPMLGVALIGVALAIIYFKQNFKNQVAVGLNGAALVGEENEDGEYED from the coding sequence ATGGATTTAGCAGTTTGGCAGATTATATTGTTGGTTATACTTGCAGCTTGTACCATTCTTGATGCTTTAACTTTAGTAATAGGACTTAATTTCCCTGTAATAACAGGAACACTCGCTGGAATTATAATGGGCGACATGGTACTTGGTCTTGCTATTGGGGCAACGTTACAACTGATGGTTCTAGGTGTTGGTACATATGGCGGGGCGTCAATCCCTGACTTTACAACCGGGGCAATTGTAGGAACAGTATTTGCTGTTTTGTCAGGGCAAGATGCGGAATTTGCGATTGGGCTTGCAATTCCAGTAGGACTTTTAATGGTTCAATTAGATATTTTAGCTAGATTTACCAATACATTTTTCTTACATCGAATTGATTCTAACATTGCTTCGGGCAACATTTCTGCGGTAAAAAGAAATATTTGGTATGGAGCATTACCATGGGCTTTATCACGTGCAGTACCAGTATTTATCATGTTGACTTTCGGACAAGGAGTAGTTGATTTTATTCTAAATGAAATTCCAGAATGGCTAATGGGCGGACTTCGTGTAGCTGGCGGAATCCTTCCAGTAGTGGGTATCGCGATTCTTCTTCGTTACTTGCCAACAAATAAATTCGTCGCATACTTAATTATTGGTTTCGTAGCAGCAGCTTATCTAAAAGTACCAATGCTAGGCGTGGCGCTAATTGGTGTAGCTTTAGCAATCATTTACTTCAAACAAAATTTCAAAAACCAAGTGGCTGTGGGACTAAATGGCGCAGCGCTAGTTGGGGAGGAGAACGAAGATGGCGAATACGAAGACTGA